The sequence AATGCAAtccttcattaaaaaaaacgctgGACTAAGCGCTTGCGGTATCTACTTATTtgggtataaaaatattcctcgtaaaataaaaatttaagaggGTGacaactatttattaataattttactttaatgaaatctatttgaaatatattaattcttatGAATTccctagaaaaatataaatttaattttattcattttagatCATGATATCTTTGGCGCCAAgccaaatgttatttattacttctcTCAAACCGCCTTTCTTCAATAATCcatattttgattagaaatCAACCCCTCAACGAGATTTACGGTAAAGTTAAACTACGttcatccccgaagggatatgcagaggcgcaaccagggctcccacttttcgtcaagtgtgttcggtcccatgatgtgatagtgtgcgagcctaacgccatatcgggcacgaattccagactacgggctgatactgagcagaaaaacccaaatattgcgtataatataatataggcaatattgcctgacccgggattcgaacctaggacctcagagcgctgccgtaccgcgcatgcagtacaactacgccactgaggcagtcggTGAAATCttcaaatcaatattattattatttttctatgtttcttCATACATACTAGAAGCATAATAGTATAAAGGACGCGATAATTATCACGCATTAACAAGGTATATAACATTCTAACGGATAATGTTATTTAGAATATGATCCGATCTATTGTTGTCATTCTATGGTTATATAGTCAGACTTACATTTCCCATACCCTatccagcagtggcgaagagagATATTTTCTGACAGGGAACCTGACACAATATATActaataggtacttatatgcatcaATGCGGTCTAAATCAATGAACTCTGCACGTCGTGCTAAagagaatatataaatatcataaattcaGGGATTCAGGGAAGTCAGAAGGAATCAGATTatgtggacccttcgccactagtacCCAGTATACTTTTCAAAAACTGAATATAATTTCGGCCTCGAAGGATTCTAGCACCGTATTGTATTTTTCACCGTGAATATTTTGCATATCCACCCTACGTTTTCTTTTGCATCTTAGTACGTCAACAGGAAACTGAGTTATTAAATCTAACATGTCATCTCGTTTGCGTAGTAGAGTACTTACGCTATTTTAAGGTTttcaaaattgaatatttattataactgatCCTACATGAGTAACAGGAAGAAAAAGTGGATTGGATATCtctgcttaaatatttttttatacgttaaGGCAAAGtcacccactgcacctgatgttaagtggaatggggtccaatagaatgtcgacagacgagagatgatcacccttcgacagtcgacacaatcatgccggcttgttggaaccggaaatATGTACTAAGTTCAATACTTGTATTCATAAAAAAGAGTACACGTATTGTGTACACACAAGTATAAAGTAAGTACACTTTATATTATCTACAATATTGGAGTGCACCACTTTACATGTAAATACGTAAACATCACCACATTTATTTCTGTTAATTGTTTAATTGCTATCATAACTGCTCTTGTCTTAACAGGTAGCAACAGTAAGGATAGCTATAATTTCAGATTAAAATCACTATATACGATGGTAACATGTCGCTTTAAATTGACGGcacaataaattattccttttcCCTCTCTTACCAAGAAGATAGTAGCTGAATTTAAACGAATCTTTTCCTCACATTTTTTCGTGTTCACAAATGGTTAAAATCTATGAATAGCAGACATGTAAAAAGCGATTAAATTTTTTGCGGTAAATTCTGCCAAGACGGCCACTGATTTTTCGGGTCGAAAACCTGAATTCATTTCAATGAATCACGAAAGCAACAATTATACCGtagatattaaactattttatttatctcagACGCATAAATCGAAActggatttatattattactaattatattcaTAGCTTAACAGGAGTGGGTATAAATTAACCAATCTAgagttcttttttaattttaattaaatttaatatacctAACAAGAGCAACTACATTCGAACGGTACCAATTTTGGAATCCTAGACAGCATTTgtgtgttaaataatttatttgttaagtaGCGAACGGTTCTGGCTGCGGCAGCTCACCAGTTTAACGTATCTAGTAAATTTTTCTATGAGGATGACAAGCAGACTGTATGGAGAATAGTTGATCATGGCATTGACCCGGACAAGCTGTGTATTGTCGGAATCCTATACAAATGATGCAATAAATTCGATGCTATGTGAATTGAGCCATGACTTTGAAGAtctgattttttattgcttaatagtaataataagtaACAGCATAACAACAGCTTTTTAATACCTTAGTGGTATGTTTTCCTTGTGTAACGGTTTGTTATAATCTTACGGATGTTTAAGCCTGAAAATAtccataacattataatttgcaTCCCCTGTacggaaaaataaatatctacttacttaatttaaatattatgtacctgGTATAGCCAAATTTGTAGTGTTAGTAGATATAAAGTTATAGGTTTTATCTTAgtacttacaataaaaatactcaaaatGTGCATTTTTAGGTACTTACAATTTATCAATTGGTTAGATATGCAaaaggtaggtaggtactttgATTATCGTCTGCAGTGTGTGATTGGgcgacaataaaaatgtttgctaaTCAAATCAGATATTTCTTATCAAACCGGTGTACCTTTCTCTCTGTGACacttgttttgttaaatatttcaagGTATTCTGACCGAAGTCTATGGTGCCTATTACCTATTAATGACACTTAGGTACctatatagatttattaacgAAGGGCAAAATAATTTGTAGTAACGGAATAGAACCTAACCAATTAGGATCAAATGTTTTATGCCGAACTTATTATTAAACAGGATGTCACCTTTATCGTATTTCGTTGGTGTTAATCAGTGATAGTTAGGTACTACCtatatactgaaataaaaagaaacaacaaGTATCTACTTATGTAATATGCAGGCAGATTGGCTTAACGGAATCAAGGTGCCTATGGCTACAGACAGACAATGAAATATACGGTTACCTATAAATACCTGTATTAAATgtaaccataatatttttatcaagttgGGTAAATACTGGCTTGTCCTTAATAAGACATGAGTAAATGCTATAACCACTATTAACAATGGTAAGTAACCGacctatttaaataacttgGATAGCAGGTATCTTAATAATCCATGGAAAGGATCGAACTGGCAAGGTGAAAAAAGGCAACAGAACTACTTGAGAGTAGAGAATGAGACAAGACGGGAGTCGTTGGAGTGAGAAGTAACAATATAGCGTGAGCGAGCTAGAAAAcatgttatgtattattatttgaacgGCGTCGAATGGGAGAAACCTGCGTGCGGGCCTCACGGCACcgccccgcgcccgcgcgcgcTCCCCGCCACTGCGCCGCCCGCGCCGATCATATGTTCGGCGAGCGGGGCACACACCGGCCGCTCATTGCGACTCGGGCACTCGCCATCGTCGCAACGCACCGCGCTCAGCCAGCAACGCAGCTTCCGCTCGATCAGCTGTTCAGTAGTCCGCGCGACCAGAGCCGAGCGCGAGCGTCCGATAAACCGCTGTGCGGTGAGCGCTGCAGCGGGCGATATGGAGCTGTTGTGCGCGGAGCGTGTCAGCCTCAGCAGCAGCGGCAGCGGCGAgggcgcgcgcgcggcgccggCTCCGTGCGCCGCCGGCCCCGACCCGGTGCTGCTGCGACGCCGCGTGCTCGACAACCTGCTGCGCACCGAGGAGCGCTACGCCGTCACCGCTAACTACTTCTCCACCGTGCAGACGGAGGTGGCTCCTCACATGCGCCGCGTCGTCGCCGAGTGGATGCTAGAGGTGAGCGCACCCGCGCCGCATGCCGCACCCAcaccgcccgccgccgccaccgccgccgccgcaccaCCCGCGCGAGCCGAACGTTCGCCATTTTGTCTCGTTTTCCGGCCACGTGTAGGTACACTCCTGGCACGGTCGGCGCCACCAGTGGCCTCGTATGCCTCTGCCGCTGGCTGCCTGTCGACTGTCTCCCATGACTACTCATACTGTGACTGACGGTTTCTCGCCATGTGCCTCATGCTCTAGTGCCGAAGACAAAACTGTGTACACCTGTGCCCTACCCTTGTTGAGGTGTTTTCCATTTAGAAATTTTCAGTTCATGAGAACCGTGTGTTGACtgagtatatattattattattatctattccCGAACGGATGCTGCGACATTGTTTACACGATCAGCTGATTACACTTTGGTTATCCGTATCAAACTCTTATTAGAATCCTGTCTAgaaagctgatattattatatcagtaTTTGAAAGCGACACCGATAAAACATGAAATAACGCACAAGTATTAGAGCAGTTATAGGAAACGTCTAGAGGCAAATAGGTAGTGAATACATAGTCGATCGGTTACACAGCGATCGAATCGCCATGCAGCGAGTAGTGACTAGTGAGTATCGAGGGGCCCCCGGCCGGCGCGGCGACCGAAGAGAGGCGCGCGCGGGCGGCCGCGGTCGGCGACCGATGCGACTCCGCTCGTTCTATTTGAATAATCAGCTGATTTTGACACACACACAGCTGACGCTCCGTTGCGCACTTATCTTGTACGTATACACAGtcgtgtataatataaataattgttagcTCGCATATTAACGTCATTGTTCCAGCCTGGTGGCCTAAATGACgtgtaatttatagtttttgtttaataattaagtacaaatatctgaaaataaatggtcatatattttaaagtaattaggaaacatagtaattaattatattaccgGTATAGATAACGTATAATATTAGAAGATATTATTTGTTTGGTAATGTAAGAGCCACGTGGAGCCAGCCGCGACTGGCGCGACGCGTTGGCGGCGCGGTCAACAGTCAGCGGTGCGCTGTGACGTCATGTTGCCGGTGTGCCGCGCCGTGCCGTGCGCTGCTATGCCACCAAACGCGCCACTGCCCAAGTTTGCAGACACATCACATCATGGCTACACCTAAACCAGTCGCATACCGACATAACAGCAATAAGCAGACCGAAACGATACTTTGAGACTGCAAGGTCAATGACACCGTCAACATGCTcacaaaacttttttatatgcaCCTTTTAAATATAGATCTTCACCCCATGTAACGGACTCGCTTAATTTTTTCACAAGTTTTCAATCTAAACctaattgttcatattttttacacCCGCATCATAAACGTTCGACCATAATGTGCCTGCACTCGGTAGGTTCAAATAGGATCAAGGATACTATTAAAATGGTAGTAACAATTTTACTGCCATCtgagtatttattattgaatatacattaatatcATGTTCATTGTTATAAATGGGTTTGCCAGTTATAATTTAGcgactgtaataaaaatatagttttaataaaccATGACACAATTAACCACTTAttgagaattttaatattttaaatatcggtTACGAGTAGTGAGTAGTACTATGCAGGAAGTAATAACGTGACGGTTGCGTGCTCTAAGAATTGACTTAATAAGTTAAAACGGTTCCCATTAAGCGAATGGGGTAGTGTCGGGACTCTGGAGCCGCCGGGAACGTTCATGTACTTTCGTTGTCTGCACGACGACGCAACATGAACGGCTAATACGTACAAGCGCATGCGCAACGCGATCATCGGTATCTCGTACGCCAATCTGTATCGACCTACTTCTTAATACTTACCCTAATTTAATTTCTAGACTTTGTAAATCAATGCAGCCATTTTTACACAGCCATCCTTAACTTGTTACCTTATACAGAAATATTCAAAGACCCGTTTGAAAACTGGAGCTCTAAGTTCTTCAATATTAAGTAACGTTACGTTTAAAAATGTTCGTTACTGATAAGAATCATAATAATTGCAGCCGGAAAGCAATACTCGCTGTATATTTATCGCAATACATCTGTatatatttccatttttatattatataggttatCAGGAATACCGGATGATAAACTAAACGTTGGCTGGGTGCGGTGGTACTAGCTTGGGTTTTCTAAGAAATGCTTACGCAGGCGTTCAATTTATAATGTGATGTTTGTTCATAGATATGTGAAGACCAAGGGTGCCAGGAGGAAGTGTTTCCACTAGCGATATCGTACTTGGATCGGTTCCTAAGTACGTGCAACGTTAGCAAGAGTCAGGTGCAGCTCCTGGCGACTGCATGCCTGCTGCTCGCCTCCAAGCTGCGGGAGCCCGGCTCGCGCGCGCTCCCCGCCGACTTGCTCGTCTTCTACACCGCCAACAGCATTACGCTCAACGACTTATGCGTGAGTAAACGTTGCTAGTATTACAAGTTTTCTGCAGAgctgtttttttaattgcaacATGTGGCAAGTATGAGAAATATTTGCTATAGATTTACATTTCCCTGCTTACGCGTGTATTCTATATTTGCTTTGTATGAAACAATGCTATTTACACATAGATTCACTGTACAGTCCAAcgaatgtaattaatataaagaatTCATTAACTTTCTTCGTTTAAGGAAACAGCTGATCTCAATAACCATACTGTTTCGTGTGGTTAAGTTTTTGTATTGTGCACAGTGCACACGCATTCAGTCTGTTTGAAGCGACTAGCAAGCGCTAAGCGCTTTCGTGTCGTTCACTCCGCTGATTTCTAAATCATTCGCGGTCTGAAGATCCGCGAGATTGGAATTCCGTCTTTACAAagatacattaattaattaagactATCATTGGACGTGAACATCCAAGAAATTGTTTAGTTGAATGTTCAGCGTATAACAAACCCAGCAGGTATATTACGAGGCTATAAGAGAGACGGATTATAGACTAACTgcaatcaaattttaataatatatttttgagattAAGCGTCATTTATAGGTGGGTACATGAGGATGTACTTACTTATGTCTGTACTGTTTGATAGTTATACGTACAGTCTACTCCAGAAGAAGCAAGACAGAGCAATTGTATGACTGACGTATACAATGCATATTAATAAGGcccatattatgtatttagaatCCATGTATGACATGGCATAATGATAATAAACGCATaggtagtaataaaaaaatgtattttcgagAAACATGGAACACTACTTTAGTAGACGAGCGAGTGCGAGGGTATTAAACCGCtagtttaatgtaattaaattaggCCAAATATAATTTGGAAGCGTGGTCGGTGGACGGTGACCGGCGTGTTCTGTGTAGTATGCTCCGTGCGGTAAGTGCATTTGCATTTAGTAACTGCGCGAGTAGTGGTACGCGCGGAGTATCGGCTGCATTTTGGCCGGCGCGGCGCAGCGCGGGCGCGGCCACCCGCTGGGGCCCCGGCTGTCGCTCGTCACCCGTCCCGTAGATAATAAGTGCACACTGCATCGTATATTGTCGCGCTTCAACATACAAACGACCGCCTTTGAAAACAGACAGTTTTTTGCAAACAAATGCATTCTCCATTGTGCATTTTGTGGCAGTTtcataattactaattacttatTCATTTGACTTTAAATACGTGTATGTAAATGGTTTTTCCGTTGAAATAGCTCGCTTTTAAGTGCGTCTTCGTTTTAATTAGTTTGGTTGCACACCGTTATGGGTAGTTACATAATGATATGGGAACCGCGTCGGCACCGACTGCCGAGTGCAGTGGAATGCGACGGTAGGTCGGCGAGAAGGTTGCCCTGCGAACAGTGTCCCCTAACGAGCCGCCACGCTTCTCGGAAGAACCGCCGAACGAGGCTCGCGTTTCAATCAGACCAATTACATCGGAAGCACGCCGTTTATTTTTTCTCACGCCGCGCCGCCAATCCCGATACTCGACTGGTCGGCGGTCGCCTCACCTCGCCTGCCTCCGTGTCTGCTCGCGACTCGCGAAACTACGACCGCAACGCCTCCACTTATCCTCCACACGCCAATAAATGAGATCACACATACTTCACAATACTCATGCCGTTTTTACAAGCAAATCGTGGATCGTGACTATCTATCTACGTTGATACGTACGTTTTTTGTTCATCGTAGCCACACCTGATGTTTTAAGAAATTGCTGAATCATAGCATGGCTCCTAACGTCATTTCATGtactttcatatttttacgTATGAACCAAATTgcgcttttttatatattgccacaaaataagtatttgtaaCTCAATtgggttattaaaaaaaatattattttaagattagataaaaaaaaatcttaaaattaagtACTACCGTGCTGTAATTGAGCCTTATTCATGTCGTAGCGTTTCGTAGCACGTCTACGAAATTGCGTAGACGTCCATGTAATGactatttattgcttttttattaccttttaatACCAGAGAAAGGTAGCagttaatatgttaaaataaataatcaagttATCATTATGGGTATTATGTAACTGAGTCGTAAGCAAGAGAAAAAGCACTTATTCATCTAACTTATGCTTAACTTACTAGTCAGTCATTCAAGCGCaacacatataaaaattaacttgTAGCTGTAATATGTTGATTGCATTTAAATGCTAAATAATAATGAACCCTGATAAAACACCTAGTTTATcgcattgaaatatatttatgaatacactagaatataaaaaaaaatgagaacataaatataaaatagttcagCAATGAGGAGAACATTTCAGATATTCAGCACAATTTACAATTGACAACAACACCGCGCTTCTCTTATAGTTAGAAATAGGTTTGATACGATTTGTGGAAGAGAGAATGGAATGAAAACTAAGGTTGGTTGGTGCGCCTGGCGGCAAACGGCCGAAGCCACAGGGGACGGCTCGCACCGCGGCCGAAGCAAAAAGAGCTCGACTTGGCATCCGAGCCGGGTTTAATGCGGGGTTCCCGCGCCGCTCGCTCCTCGACCGGCCATAAAACCTCGCGCGTTCTCACATCCATGCCACCACCgtaaacgtttattataattgaaccATAAGTTTACGACACCGGTGTCAGTTTGACAAAAGAGAACGTTCAATATTGAATCCACGGTTCGTTTTGATTTAATTAGACACCTCTGTGCGTTCACAGGCGTTTTACGGAGAGACGTTATACGAAACGAAGTAACTATTATGGAATTAGCTTGTAATACTGAATTTACATCACATTAGTGCATTTACACGTTATGCCAAAACTAAATGATATTTGCATTTGGAGTCACATAAGACGGATTGGAAATGGTCGCGGTTTAACGTCTTTATAATTACAAACTTTTGATTTTGCTTAACCAGTTTAAGTTTACAAAATGTTTGCcagttatttcaataatattgtacTTAACTTACTCACGTTTGCTAACCGTTATTCCATAAGTAGATACAGTCAGTTTACACGCTGCTCTATTTTATCTTTCTCGGTCGATTCTGATAAACTCCAGTTTCGCCACTACTAGAGCTACgattttattgctatgaatgttggggtcatattttaaatatgctatTTTTATCATTTGCTGGTTTTAtcaagatatttataaaatcagtaTCTACACATAACTTATCGGTATGGTTTTTGTTACTAGTGAAAAATagttcaaaaacaaaacaaaattatttaaacatctgATACAACAAACACTATTTGCTATATACGACACTCAGACAAAACAAAGGTTAAACTAAATGCTAGTCATATGTTATTTGTCAGTTCCAATTTCACttctataaaaatgtagatCAATTAATAGTAAGCATTAATTGCGCAAATAAGTAAAGaggttaaatgaaaataattgtttggCTTTGGAGTATAAGCTTGTAGTTGAGGATCTCACGGCCCTCCAGTCGTATCGGGGCAAATGAATCTGCGCCACGAAGTTAATGCgacaaaacaaaacaacgccAATTACGCCAAGGAAAAAACGATAATTCCTTTGTTTGTCGTCGGGAAATGATTTCGATCAATTTTC is a genomic window of Manduca sexta isolate Smith_Timp_Sample1 chromosome 22, JHU_Msex_v1.0, whole genome shotgun sequence containing:
- the LOC115445851 gene encoding G1/S-specific cyclin-D3: MYYYLNGVEWEKPACGPHGTAPRPRALPATAPPAPIICSASGAHTGRSLRLGHSPSSQRTALSQQRSFRSISCSVVRATRAERERPINRCAVSAAAGDMELLCAERVSLSSSGSGEGARAAPAPCAAGPDPVLLRRRVLDNLLRTEERYAVTANYFSTVQTEVAPHMRRVVAEWMLEICEDQGCQEEVFPLAISYLDRFLSTCNVSKSQVQLLATACLLLASKLREPGSRALPADLLVFYTANSITLNDLCSWELLVLSKLKWDVAGVTAHDFLPLLLSRLPLRGHVNTEMVHRHAQTFIALAARDYEFMFYSASTLASCSIAAALRGLGLDGHLPKLQELTRTDLECLHTCLEQIEAMVQAMIEDRPTSAPNGQAREAAGWTPPPSQDKGHSNAATPTDVRDVHF